In Saccharicrinis fermentans DSM 9555 = JCM 21142, a genomic segment contains:
- the rplI gene encoding 50S ribosomal protein L9: MDVILKDDIANLGHKNEVVKVKNGYGRNYLIPQGLAVLATPSAIKVHEENMRQRAHKEEKIKNDALEVAKKMEGLSLTLGAKTSTTGKIFGSVNTIQIAEALEKEGYTVERKNISIKEDQVKEIGKYVATIKLHREVKVEVNFDVVAE, from the coding sequence ATGGATGTAATATTAAAAGATGACATTGCCAACCTTGGTCACAAGAATGAAGTGGTAAAGGTTAAGAATGGATATGGTAGAAACTACCTTATTCCACAAGGGCTTGCGGTTTTGGCTACTCCTTCTGCTATCAAAGTACATGAGGAGAATATGCGCCAGAGAGCTCATAAAGAAGAGAAAATTAAGAACGATGCGCTTGAGGTAGCCAAAAAAATGGAAGGTCTTTCATTGACTCTTGGTGCCAAAACAAGTACAACCGGAAAAATATTTGGTTCTGTAAATACTATTCAAATTGCAGAGGCATTAGAGAAAGAAGGTTATACTGTTGAGCGTAAGAATATTTCTATTAAAGAAGACCAAGTGAAAGAAATTGGTAAATATGTGGCGACTATCAAACTTCATCGTGAGGTGAAAGTTGAGGTTAACTTCGATGTAGTTGCCGAATAA
- the rpsR gene encoding 30S ribosomal protein S18, with protein sequence MAQNQSEIRYLTPPSVEIKKKKYCRFKKNKIKYVDYKDPEFLKKFLNEQGKILPRRLTGTSLKYQRKVATAVKRARHIALLPYVTDLMK encoded by the coding sequence ATGGCACAAAATCAAAGTGAAATCAGATATTTAACTCCTCCATCGGTTGAGATCAAAAAGAAAAAGTACTGTCGTTTTAAGAAAAACAAGATCAAGTATGTTGATTACAAAGATCCTGAGTTTCTTAAGAAATTCTTGAACGAGCAAGGTAAAATTCTTCCTCGTCGTTTAACTGGTACATCTTTAAAGTATCAAAGAAAAGTTGCAACAGCTGTTAAGCGTGCTCGCCACATTGCATTGTTGCCTTATGTTACTGACTTGATGAAATAA
- the rpsF gene encoding 30S ribosomal protein S6: protein MLNHYEAVFILTPVLSDVQMKEAVEKFRSVITENGGEMVNEENWGLRKLAYPIQKKSTGFYNLFDFKVQPDAIAKLELAFRRDERVIRFLTFKMDKYAVAYSEKRRKTIKEKKEK, encoded by the coding sequence ATGTTGAATCATTATGAAGCCGTTTTCATTTTGACTCCCGTTTTGTCTGATGTACAGATGAAGGAAGCGGTTGAAAAATTCCGTTCTGTGATTACAGAAAACGGAGGTGAAATGGTAAACGAAGAGAATTGGGGGCTACGTAAGTTAGCGTATCCTATCCAAAAAAAATCGACAGGTTTTTATAACTTGTTCGACTTTAAAGTACAACCTGATGCAATCGCCAAGCTAGAGCTTGCTTTTCGTCGTGACGAGCGTGTTATTCGTTTCTTGACATTCAAGATGGATAAATATGCAGTTGCTTACAGTGAGAAAAGAAGAAAAACCATCAAAGAAAAAAAGGAGAAATAA